The Staphylococcus haemolyticus region ATAATCTTCTGTATCTATTCTAGTAATAGTATCGATTCCATTAACACCTTTCAAGGCATTTTCCCAACTTGTCTGGGCATCATTGCCAATAGGTGATAATGCACCCATACCAGTAATTACAACTCGTTTATTCTCAGTCATACATTATATCCTCCTATTTACCCCATTTGATAACCATAGCGCCCCATGTTAGGCCACCACCAAAACCTACTAATACTAGTGTGTCATCATCTTTTATTCTTCCATTTTCTAATTCTTGTGAAATACTTAAAGGTATTGAGGCAGCAGATGTGTTACCAAATCGATTAACAGATACACTCATCTTTTCTCTCTCTATACCTAGTCTTTCTCGAGCTGATTCCATAATTCTAATGTTTGCTTGGTGAGGTATAAACATATCAATATCATCTGATTGTAGACCAGCTTTATCAACCACTCGTGTTGATGCTTCACCCATAATTCTTACCGCAAACTTGAAGACTTCTCGTCCGTTCATTACTAGTTTACCAGTATCTTTGTTTAAGTATAAGTATTTTCCACCGTTACCATCAGATCCCATTTCATAACTAATGATACCTCGTCCTTCTGAAACTTCTCCAATAACTACTGCACCAGCGCCATCACCAAAAAGGACTGCTGTTGAACGATCTGTTAAATCAGTAATCTTAGATAATTTGTCTGCACCTACTACCAGGATATTTTTATAATCACCTGATTGAACATATTGTTTTGCTGTAATCATAGAATACATAAATCCAGAACATGCAGCTAATTGATCCATTGTTGGTACTTTACGTGTACCCAATTTTTCTTGCAATATATTGGCAACCGATGGGAATGGCATATCTCCAGTAGCAGTTGCAACAATAATCATATCTATATCAGCAGGTGTGATTCCTGCATCTTCAATCGCTTTTTTACTAGCTTCGAATGCTAAGTCAGATGTATCTTGATCTTCACTAGCCCAGCGTCTCTCTTTAATTCCAGTCATTTTAGAAATCCATTCATCTGAAGTTTCTAAAAAACTTTCGAAATAAGCGTTATCAACGACTTTCTCTGGCGCATATGCACCAAATCCTTTTATACCTACGTTCATGAACGTACACCTTCTTACTTCATTTTTTAATACCAGGTATTAATTTAACACATTTTTTTACCACTACTCAAGTAGTTACCCTTTCACAAATACAGATTTCATTAAATAAAATTGATTACAAATTTTTATCAGTTATCTGCTATCTCTATACAAATAGATTACTTTACTTTAGAATGAAAGTATATAAATAATGGAGGTCATCGGTATGAAATACCTCGTAACTTTTATTTGGGCAGTCATCTTATTACAAATGGTTAACTTTGTATTAAATAGTTTAAATGGCGGTGGAACATTAAACTTTATCACGCCAATAGTTCTAGCAGTTATCTTTACAATTGTAATTGCTATTCTAGCTGCCATGATTAAACCAGATGATTTTACCCGTTCAGGTAACAGATAGTCTTATTACTACATAATAATACAATACGTTAAAAACGCTTGGAATTTGAATTTAAAACTCAAATTTCAAGTGTTTTTCTATATTAAACTAGATATAGATGAACCCTTAACATTATAGCGATACATTACAACCTTCAAGTCTTTGAAAAAGTCTATGAAGTGAGGAATTACTTATTCTTACTAATCTTTAGTTTAAGTTATAACTAGGGCAAGTGAATGCAACAATACACTGAACTGAACTTAAAAAAACCTAGAAAGTGCTCATCACACTCCCTAGGTTTACCTAAACATTCATTATTCATTTTCAGGCTTTTGTACATCAAATGTTAATTCATGATCATCATTTATATCAACTTTTACCACAGTACCTTCAGGCATGCTTTCTTTAATCATCATACGTGCTAATGGTGTTTCAATTTGTCGTTGAACAAAACGTTTCAATGGTCTTGCACCAAATTGTGGTTCGTACGCTTCTTCGCCTAACGATTTTTTCGCGTCATCAGAAACTTCAATAGAAATACGTTGATCCATTAAGCGTATATTTAATTGAGTTAAGATTTTATCAACAATCATACTCATATCATTAATAGATAATGGTTTAAATAATACTATATCATCCATACGGTTTAAGATTTCTGGTTTAAAGAATGCATGTAAGCTATCCATTACAGCTTTTTCAGTTTCTTCAGTAATGTCACCAGTATCTTTAACATTCTCAAGTAATACTTGTGAACCGATGTTACTTGTCATAATAATGATAGTGTTTTTAAAGTCAACACTGCGTCCTTTAGAATCAGTTAAACGACCTTCGTCTAATATTTGAAGTAAAACGTTGAATACATCACTATGTGCTTTTTCAACTTCATCTAATAAAATGACTGAATATGGATTACGTCTAACCGCTTCTGTTAATTGTCCTCCTTCATCATGACCTACATAACCAGGAGGGGCACCAATCAATCTAGAAACTGAATGTTTCTCCATATACTCACTCATGTCGATTCGAATCATGTGTTTCTCAGAATCAAACAATGATGCAGCTAATGATTTTGCTAATTCAGTTTTACCTACACCAGTTGGTCCTAAGAATAAGAAACTACCAATCGGTCTATTAGGATCTTTAATACCTGCACGTGCTCTTACAACAGCATCAGATACTAAATCTACTGCTTTATCTTGACCCACAACACGTTCGTGTAAGATATCACTTAGATTTAATAATTTTTCTCTTTCAGTTTCAACTAATTTTGATACTGGAATACCAGTCCATTGACTTACGATGTCTCCAATTTCTTCATCAGAAACAACTTCACGAATCATGCGTTCGCTGTCACCTTGTTCATCTTGATAAGCTTCTTCAAATTCTTTTAATTCTTTTTCTAATTGAGGTATTGTACCATATTGTAATTCTGCTGCTTTTTCTAAATTACCCTCGGTTTGTGCATCTTCTAGAGCTTGACGACTGCGATCTAATTCAGCACGTTTTTCTTGTACTTTCGCAATTATTTCTTTCTCTTGTTCAACACGAGATTGTAAAGACGCTTGTTTTTCTTTTTCATTTGAAAGTTCTTCTTGTAATTCTTCTAAACGATGTTTACTTGCGTTGTCAGATTCATTTTTCAAAGCACTTTCTTCAATTTCTAATTGCATAACTCGACGATTAACTTGGTCTAATTCAGTTGGATTTGAACCCATTTCTGTTCGAATAGTTGCACATGCTTGGTCAACTAAATCGATTGCTTTGTCAGGTAAAAATCTATCAGTAATATATCGATCTGATAATTCAGCTGCTGCAACTAAAGCACGGTCTTGAATACGTACACCATGATAAACTTCATAGCGTTCTTTTAATCCACGTAAAATTGAAATTGTATCTTCTACATCTGATTCACTTACGCCTACTTTTTGGAAACGACGTTCTAATGCAGAATCTTTCTCAATATATTCTCTATATTCATTTAAAGTAGTTGCACCAATACAATGCAATTCACCACGTGCTAACATCGGTTTCAACATGTTACCAGCGTCCATTGCACCATCTGTTTTTCCTGCACCAACCAACATATGAATTTCATCAATAAATAAAATAATGCGTCCATCTGACTCTTTTACTTCTTTAAGTACTGCTTTAAGTCGCTCTTCAAATTCACCTCTAAATTTTGCACCAGCAACCAATGCGCTTAAATCTAATTCAAAAATTGTTTTATCGAGTAATGATTCAGGCACATCTTTTCGTACAATTCGTTGCGCTAAACCTTCAACAATTGCAGTTTTACCTACACCAGGTTCCCCGATTAATACTGGATTGTTTTTTGTTTTACGACTTAAGATTCGAATTGTGTTACGAATTTCTTCATCCCTGCCAATAACAGGGTCCATTTTACCTTGACGTACTTCTTCTACTAAGTCACGACCATATTTTTCTAAAGCTTCATAATTTACTTCTGGATTTTGTGAAGTCACATGATTTCCCCCTCTTACTTTAGTTATTATTTCTTTCACTACTTCTTCTTTATTTCCAACAAATTGTTTAGTAGTATCATCAATATCCATCGCAGCACGAAGGACGTGTTCCATTGAAATATATTCATCTTCATATTCTTTCATATATGATTCAGCTTTATTTAATAATTCATTTGCTTTAGCTCCTATATACTGTCCATATTGAATATTATCTCCTTGTACAGAAGGATAATTTTTCAATTTATTTGTATACGCTTGATTTAATTCATCTGTATCTATATTTGCTCGTTCTAATATGCTTTTAAATAAACTATCAGTTTCTTCTAAAGTTCCTTTTAATATAGCTTCAATTTCAATATTTTGTAATTCGTTTTCTTTACTCAATTCAACCGCTTTTTGTAATGCACCTTGAATTGCATATGTCATTTGATTAATATCCAAATTTATTCACCCCTATATATTTGATAAGAGCAAGGTCAATTAGTTTGTTTTGACTTTGACTTTCTTTGACCTTAATTACATTATAGACCCTCTTAAATGATTACGCAACACTTACACTCAACTTTTAAAAATTTCTCAAACTGCCTGGTCAAGCTAGTTTGACGTAATTAGTGAGTTTCTTTTATTACTTGTTTTATCACACTTTTTTTGTTATAAACATCAAATATACGTTAAAACTGCAAATAAAATAAACCAGTTCAATGATTTAAAATCACTAAACTGGTCTAGAATGAATTATTTGTTTTTTGAATTTTTCTTTATAGTTTTGATTATTTCATCGGATAAAGCTTTTACACCACTATTTTCAAGATGCACACCATCTGGTGCAAAATATTCAGAATGTCCAGCAGATCGTTGGTACCAATCCACTAAAGTTACATTCTTATGCTTCTTAGCAGCATTAGCTAGTTGTTTATTCACATTATCCTGCCAATCTCGAGGAACACGTGTATTAACAAGGTAAATTTGTGCTTTACCAAACTTATTAATTAATTGATTTAATTCTTCCTCTGTAAAATCACCATTTGTACCTAGTTCTAAAACGACTTTATCTGATGGTTTATTATAATTTGAATAATTGCCTGCTATCGACAACGCTTCTTGTAGGTGACGCCCAACTTTACCATCAATAGTTGCTTTAGGTACTTGAGATTTAAATTCTTCACCAATATCTACCATCACTGAGTCTCCAATAAGTAATGGACTAATATTAGTATAAACTTGTTTTTTACTTTTACTATTACTACTCGAGCCATCGATTTTTATATTTTCCCCAGGCATCATTCTTACTAAATATTTATCTTGATCATTCGTGTTGAATGAATTTGCTTTGTTATCAATTTCATCTTTTCCAAAACGATCAAAGACACCTAAGAATAACAATACTATCGGTATCACAGCAATAATTGACACTATTGTTCTAATAAATTTAGGTCGCTTTAAATAATTGAATGAAAATGCCTTTAAACCTTCTCGTCTAAATGGTGTTTCAATATAACGATATGATAACTCAGCAAATAAAACTGTAAGTATGATATCAACAAAGTACACATAAATAGGAAGTTGCCCATCAACAAAATGAATGTGTATAAAACTTATGACAGGAAAATGCCATAAATATAAACTATAAGAGCGTTTACCTATATAAACAAATATACGATGACCTAATACCTTTGCTAAGATACTAGAAGGGTGTACGACACTAGCAATAATAAATAATGTCATACCTGATATGAGATAAAATCCACCATTATAAATCCATGCACTAGTATCTTTCACTGTAAAGAATAAGTAGATAAGTATTATTAGCCCTAAGATGCCTATACCATCAATAGAACGTTGCAATACTTTTGGTGGATTGGCTTTTAATTTAAATGGTGGCCATACAAATGCTAATATCACACCCAATAATAACGTTTGCAAGCGAGTATCTGTCCCAAAATAAACTCTCGAATACCC contains the following coding sequences:
- the clpB gene encoding ATP-dependent chaperone ClpB, with amino-acid sequence MDINQMTYAIQGALQKAVELSKENELQNIEIEAILKGTLEETDSLFKSILERANIDTDELNQAYTNKLKNYPSVQGDNIQYGQYIGAKANELLNKAESYMKEYEDEYISMEHVLRAAMDIDDTTKQFVGNKEEVVKEIITKVRGGNHVTSQNPEVNYEALEKYGRDLVEEVRQGKMDPVIGRDEEIRNTIRILSRKTKNNPVLIGEPGVGKTAIVEGLAQRIVRKDVPESLLDKTIFELDLSALVAGAKFRGEFEERLKAVLKEVKESDGRIILFIDEIHMLVGAGKTDGAMDAGNMLKPMLARGELHCIGATTLNEYREYIEKDSALERRFQKVGVSESDVEDTISILRGLKERYEVYHGVRIQDRALVAAAELSDRYITDRFLPDKAIDLVDQACATIRTEMGSNPTELDQVNRRVMQLEIEESALKNESDNASKHRLEELQEELSNEKEKQASLQSRVEQEKEIIAKVQEKRAELDRSRQALEDAQTEGNLEKAAELQYGTIPQLEKELKEFEEAYQDEQGDSERMIREVVSDEEIGDIVSQWTGIPVSKLVETEREKLLNLSDILHERVVGQDKAVDLVSDAVVRARAGIKDPNRPIGSFLFLGPTGVGKTELAKSLAASLFDSEKHMIRIDMSEYMEKHSVSRLIGAPPGYVGHDEGGQLTEAVRRNPYSVILLDEVEKAHSDVFNVLLQILDEGRLTDSKGRSVDFKNTIIIMTSNIGSQVLLENVKDTGDITEETEKAVMDSLHAFFKPEILNRMDDIVLFKPLSINDMSMIVDKILTQLNIRLMDQRISIEVSDDAKKSLGEEAYEPQFGARPLKRFVQRQIETPLARMMIKESMPEGTVVKVDINDDHELTFDVQKPENE
- a CDS encoding acyltransferase family protein → MKQDFEKGKQRKTKMRYMPGLDGLRAIAVLGIIIYHLNRKWLTGGFIGVDTFFVISGYLITSLLLKEYEERGIISLKQFWIRRVKRLLPAVVALLIVVGIATLIFEPQQIVRVKHDIIAALFYVSNWWYIAKDVNYFEQFSFMPLKHLWSLAIEEQFYLFFPFVLVILLLTIKKYRNVTLILWIISLVSLLAMVIISQPNVGYSRVYFGTDTRLQTLLLGVILAFVWPPFKLKANPPKVLQRSIDGIGILGLIILIYLFFTVKDTSAWIYNGGFYLISGMTLFIIASVVHPSSILAKVLGHRIFVYIGKRSYSLYLWHFPVISFIHIHFVDGQLPIYVYFVDIILTVLFAELSYRYIETPFRREGLKAFSFNYLKRPKFIRTIVSIIAVIPIVLLFLGVFDRFGKDEIDNKANSFNTNDQDKYLVRMMPGENIKIDGSSSNSKSKKQVYTNISPLLIGDSVMVDIGEEFKSQVPKATIDGKVGRHLQEALSIAGNYSNYNKPSDKVVLELGTNGDFTEEELNQLINKFGKAQIYLVNTRVPRDWQDNVNKQLANAAKKHKNVTLVDWYQRSAGHSEYFAPDGVHLENSGVKALSDEIIKTIKKNSKNK
- a CDS encoding beta-ketoacyl-ACP synthase III, which translates into the protein MNVGIKGFGAYAPEKVVDNAYFESFLETSDEWISKMTGIKERRWASEDQDTSDLAFEASKKAIEDAGITPADIDMIIVATATGDMPFPSVANILQEKLGTRKVPTMDQLAACSGFMYSMITAKQYVQSGDYKNILVVGADKLSKITDLTDRSTAVLFGDGAGAVVIGEVSEGRGIISYEMGSDGNGGKYLYLNKDTGKLVMNGREVFKFAVRIMGEASTRVVDKAGLQSDDIDMFIPHQANIRIMESARERLGIEREKMSVSVNRFGNTSAASIPLSISQELENGRIKDDDTLVLVGFGGGLTWGAMVIKWGK
- a CDS encoding YjzD family protein yields the protein MKYLVTFIWAVILLQMVNFVLNSLNGGGTLNFITPIVLAVIFTIVIAILAAMIKPDDFTRSGNR